One genomic window of Spirochaetia bacterium 38H-sp includes the following:
- a CDS encoding glycoside hydrolase family 88 protein, with amino-acid sequence MDWTEVIDYTLDVTRRNINQLQDFPESCDGSSWRTIERHKGDRAHWVDGFWTGILWLSYLHSGESVFEEAAKVWTERLRELKHSTSTHDLGFVFFLSHVLGGRVLKDTGLYEHAVEAATSLIKRYNPKGEYLQAWGEIDGTKKDRGRTNIDIMMNLSLLYWASNYTGNPVYADIATHHARTTKFTLLRADGSTAHVADFDLDTGVWVRSDTYQGFSHDSCWSRGEAWALYGFSTCYAATGLPVFLGAARKTAFYIVDNLPEDLVPFWDFDSPDIPDTYRDSSAAAAMACGLLILADAEEDKKLSEKWKELAKNITISLWKNYSSRGSDIPAFLLHGSRSVPHGFMEHALIYGDYYFLEAVTRLSRPDSAPLFDIKEDRDSTDKIKIGGYK; translated from the coding sequence ATGGATTGGACGGAAGTGATTGATTATACGCTTGATGTCACCCGTCGTAACATTAATCAGCTACAGGATTTTCCGGAGTCGTGTGATGGCTCATCCTGGAGAACTATTGAGCGTCATAAAGGTGATCGTGCTCATTGGGTGGATGGATTCTGGACCGGTATATTATGGCTTTCTTATCTGCATTCCGGCGAATCTGTCTTCGAAGAGGCAGCTAAGGTATGGACAGAACGCTTGAGGGAGTTAAAGCATTCTACCTCCACACATGACCTTGGTTTTGTTTTCTTTCTTTCTCATGTTTTGGGTGGACGTGTATTAAAAGACACAGGGTTATATGAACATGCGGTAGAAGCGGCAACATCTTTAATCAAGCGCTATAATCCCAAAGGTGAGTATTTGCAAGCCTGGGGAGAAATAGATGGTACAAAAAAAGATAGAGGAAGAACCAACATAGATATAATGATGAATCTTTCTCTTCTATATTGGGCAAGCAACTATACGGGTAATCCAGTGTATGCTGATATAGCCACTCATCATGCGCGTACAACAAAGTTTACCCTGTTAAGAGCAGATGGTTCTACTGCTCATGTTGCTGATTTTGATCTGGATACAGGTGTATGGGTGAGGAGCGATACTTATCAGGGCTTTTCTCATGATTCCTGTTGGTCAAGAGGGGAGGCTTGGGCATTGTATGGTTTTTCTACCTGCTATGCTGCTACTGGGCTTCCTGTTTTCTTGGGAGCTGCCAGGAAAACTGCTTTTTACATTGTTGATAACCTTCCGGAAGATCTTGTGCCATTTTGGGACTTTGATTCTCCGGATATTCCTGATACTTACCGTGATTCTTCTGCTGCTGCGGCAATGGCCTGCGGACTGCTTATATTGGCGGATGCGGAAGAGGATAAAAAGCTCTCGGAGAAGTGGAAAGAGCTTGCCAAGAATATCACAATATCACTGTGGAAGAACTATTCCAGTAGAGGAAGCGATATTCCTGCTTTTTTACTGCATGGTTCCAGGTCTGTTCCTCATGGATTTATGGAGCATGCTCTTATATATGGCGATTATTATTTCTTAGAAGCAGTAACCCGACTGTCTCGTCCTGACTCTGCTCCTTTGTTTGACATAAAGGAGGATAGGGACAGTACAGATAAAATTAAAATCGGAGGGTACAAATGA